In Hyphomicrobiales bacterium, a single window of DNA contains:
- a CDS encoding penicillin-binding protein 1A, which translates to MLKFLGWLFAAGFMIVIGVAAAALYIIIDVSKDLPDYKQLAAYEPPVMTRMHAADGSLLAEYAEQRRLFVPIENVPKKLIQAYLAAEDKTFYTHSGLDYRGIFAAAVRYVQVKVTGRGQIVGASTITQQVAKNFLLSSEQTISRKLKEALIVQRIESSFSKDQILELYLNEIFLGMNSYGIAAAALNYFGKSLDELSIDEMAYLAALPKGPNNYHPFRHAQRAVERRNWVLLQMFENGYITEAELKTAQARPLNVNPRPFGAQLFAAEGFAEEVRRDLTVMYGQEGVSKGGYSVRTTIDPKLQIMARQAVARGLIGFDRKRGYRGPVKKVELTGGDWAQTLADFKVPADVAPWQISVVLEVADDAATIGLQPPRGPDGKITEVRETGTIPLNFMTWAREYVDGSKLGKEIKKAGQVLAPGDVVYVAPAREKGQWHLVQTPDVEAAMVAMDPHTGRVLAMVGGFSYSSSQFNRATQAMRQPGSSFKPIVYAAALDNGYTPASVVLDAPVEFHLSNGKIWRPKNYTDKFYGPSTLRRGIEQSRNAMTVRLADDLGMTKIADLAQRLGIYDQMPRHLANALGSAETTLLRMTTAYSIFANGGKKVEATLIDRIQDRRGRTIWRHDKRDCTACVQAEYSPDMPEPELLDVREQVMSPYTAYQITSMLEGVVERGTGHKMQALGKPVAGKTGTSNDERDAWFIGYTPDLAVGVYVGYDNPKPMGKKRTGGELAAPFVLDFMKMALRNKPAAPFRVPRAIELIPINAANGRRSIFGEDGTILEAFKPGDEPPQSTSVIGTTKKTASAEEGGGLVLVPPQPGQGGDQGGDPGVYQGGSQPAAGGGGLTDGGDGLY; encoded by the coding sequence ATGTTGAAATTTCTGGGCTGGCTCTTTGCTGCGGGCTTCATGATCGTGATCGGCGTCGCCGCGGCCGCCCTCTACATCATCATTGACGTCTCGAAAGACCTGCCGGACTACAAGCAACTGGCCGCCTATGAGCCGCCGGTGATGACGCGCATGCATGCCGCCGATGGTTCTCTGCTCGCCGAATACGCCGAACAGCGCCGCCTCTTCGTTCCCATCGAGAACGTGCCGAAGAAGTTGATCCAGGCTTATCTCGCCGCCGAGGACAAGACGTTCTACACCCACTCCGGCCTCGACTATCGCGGCATCTTCGCCGCCGCCGTGCGCTATGTGCAGGTGAAGGTGACGGGCCGTGGCCAGATCGTCGGCGCCTCCACCATCACCCAGCAGGTGGCCAAGAACTTCCTGCTCTCCAGCGAGCAGACGATTTCGCGCAAGCTCAAGGAAGCGCTGATCGTGCAGCGCATCGAGTCATCTTTCAGCAAGGACCAGATTCTCGAACTCTATCTCAACGAAATCTTCCTCGGCATGAACTCCTACGGCATCGCCGCGGCGGCGCTCAACTATTTCGGCAAGTCGCTGGATGAATTGTCGATCGACGAGATGGCCTATCTCGCGGCACTGCCGAAGGGCCCCAACAACTATCATCCTTTCCGCCACGCCCAGCGCGCCGTCGAGCGCCGCAATTGGGTGCTGCTGCAGATGTTCGAGAACGGCTATATCACCGAAGCCGAATTGAAGACGGCCCAGGCCAGGCCCCTCAACGTCAATCCGCGTCCCTTCGGTGCCCAGTTGTTCGCTGCCGAAGGCTTTGCCGAAGAGGTCCGCCGCGATCTCACCGTGATGTACGGCCAGGAGGGCGTGAGCAAGGGCGGCTATTCGGTACGCACCACGATCGATCCGAAGCTGCAGATCATGGCACGTCAGGCCGTGGCCCGTGGCCTCATCGGCTTCGACCGCAAGCGCGGTTATCGCGGCCCGGTGAAGAAGGTGGAACTGACGGGCGGCGACTGGGCCCAGACCCTCGCCGATTTCAAGGTGCCGGCAGATGTGGCGCCGTGGCAGATTTCCGTCGTCCTCGAAGTGGCGGATGACGCTGCAACCATCGGCCTCCAGCCGCCGCGCGGACCCGATGGCAAGATCACCGAGGTGCGCGAGACCGGAACCATCCCACTCAATTTCATGACGTGGGCGCGCGAGTATGTGGACGGCAGCAAGCTCGGCAAGGAGATCAAGAAGGCCGGGCAGGTGCTCGCACCCGGTGATGTCGTCTACGTCGCTCCGGCAAGGGAAAAAGGGCAGTGGCACCTCGTCCAGACGCCGGATGTCGAAGCCGCCATGGTGGCCATGGACCCGCATACGGGCCGCGTTCTCGCCATGGTCGGCGGTTTCTCCTATTCCAGCAGCCAGTTCAACCGCGCCACGCAGGCCATGCGCCAGCCCGGTTCATCCTTCAAGCCGATCGTTTATGCGGCGGCCCTCGACAACGGCTACACGCCCGCCTCCGTGGTGCTGGACGCGCCGGTGGAATTCCACCTTTCGAACGGCAAGATCTGGCGGCCGAAGAACTACACCGACAAATTCTACGGGCCGTCCACGCTGCGCCGTGGCATCGAACAATCGCGCAACGCCATGACGGTGCGCCTCGCCGACGACCTCGGCATGACCAAGATCGCCGACCTCGCGCAACGCCTCGGCATCTATGACCAGATGCCCCGCCATCTGGCCAACGCGCTCGGCTCGGCGGAAACGACGCTGCTGCGCATGACCACGGCGTATTCCATCTTCGCCAATGGCGGCAAGAAGGTGGAAGCAACCCTCATCGACCGCATCCAGGACCGCCGTGGCCGCACCATCTGGCGCCACGACAAGCGCGACTGCACCGCCTGCGTCCAGGCCGAATATTCGCCCGACATGCCGGAACCCGAACTGCTGGATGTGCGCGAGCAGGTGATGAGCCCCTATACCGCCTACCAGATCACCTCGATGCTGGAAGGCGTGGTGGAACGCGGCACCGGACACAAGATGCAGGCGCTGGGCAAGCCGGTGGCCGGCAAGACCGGCACATCCAACGACGAACGCGATGCCTGGTTCATCGGCTACACACCCGACCTCGCGGTCGGTGTCTATGTCGGCTACGACAATCCCAAGCCCATGGGCAAGAAGCGCACCGGTGGTGAATTGGCCGCGCCCTTCGTGCTCGACTTCATGAAGATGGCGCTGCGCAACAAGCCCGCAGCACCCTTCCGTGTGCCGCGCGCAATCGAACTCATCCCGATCAACGCCGCCAACGGCCGCCGCTCGATCTTCGGCGAAGACGGTACGATCCTCGAGGCTTTCAAGCCTGGCGACGAGCCCCCACAATCGACGAGCGTCATCGGTACCACCAAGAAGACCGCCAGTGCGGAAGAGGGCGGGGGCCTTGTGCTCGTGCCGCCCCAGCCCGGCCAGGGTGGTGATCAGGGCGGCGATCCAGGCGTCTACCAGGGCGGCAGCCAGCCTGCCGCCGGGGGTGGCGGGTTGACGGATGGCGGCGACGGCCTCTATTGA
- the prfB gene encoding peptide chain release factor 2 (programmed frameshift) translates to MRAETAKLIDEIKQSLALLRRHLDWDKSQRDLAELNARAEDPKLWDDPQKAQDVMRRRQDLETRINGILKVEQAISDNSELIEMGEAEGDAGIVRDAEKAIAALKADIAKVELDTLLSGEADSNDSYLQINAGAGGTESQDWASMLMRMYVRWANQNKYKVEVLDEHPGEEAGIKSCTLQIKGHNAYGKLKTESGVHRLVRISPYDSNARRHTSFCSAWAYPVIDDNIDIEIVESDLKIDTYRASGAGGQHVNTTDSAVRITHVPTGIIVACQAERSQHKNRATALKMLKARLYELELQKKQEKIDAANAKKTEIGWGHQIRSYVLQPYQLIKDLRTGHTSTNPSAVLDGDLDDFIQASLAHRVYGGDAAPVEDIE, encoded by the exons ATGCGCGCCGAAACCGCCAAGCTCATCGATGAAATCAAGCAGTCGCTCGCACTGCTGAGGAGGCATCTT GACTGGGACAAGTCCCAGCGAGATCTAGCCGAACTGAATGCAAGGGCTGAAGACCCGAAACTCTGGGATGATCCCCAGAAGGCGCAAGACGTCATGCGCCGCCGCCAGGACCTGGAGACTCGCATCAACGGCATCCTGAAGGTCGAGCAGGCGATTTCCGACAATTCCGAACTGATCGAGATGGGCGAGGCCGAAGGCGACGCCGGCATCGTGCGGGATGCCGAAAAGGCCATTGCGGCGCTGAAGGCCGACATTGCCAAGGTGGAGCTGGATACGCTTCTCTCCGGGGAAGCAGACTCGAACGACAGCTACCTCCAGATCAACGCCGGTGCCGGTGGTACCGAAAGTCAGGACTGGGCCTCCATGCTCATGCGCATGTATGTGCGCTGGGCCAACCAGAACAAATACAAGGTCGAGGTACTGGACGAGCATCCGGGCGAAGAAGCGGGCATCAAATCCTGCACGCTCCAGATCAAGGGCCACAATGCCTATGGCAAGCTGAAGACGGAGAGCGGCGTGCACCGCCTCGTGCGCATCTCACCCTATGACTCGAACGCCCGCCGCCACACGTCCTTCTGTTCGGCCTGGGCCTATCCCGTGATCGACGACAACATCGACATCGAGATCGTGGAAAGCGATTTGAAGATCGATACCTACCGCGCCTCGGGTGCCGGTGGACAGCACGTGAACACCACCGATTCGGCAGTTCGCATCACCCACGTCCCCACGGGCATCATCGTCGCCTGCCAGGCCGAGCGGTCGCAGCACAAGAACCGCGCCACCGCATTGAAGATGCTGAAAGCGCGCCTCTATGAACTGGAACTGCAGAAGAAGCAGGAAAAGATCGACGCGGCAAATGCCAAAAAGACGGAGATCGGCTGGGGCCACCAGATCCGCTCCTACGTGCTGCAACCCTACCAGTTGATCAAGGATCTGCGCACCGGGCACACCAGCACCAATCCCTCGGCCGTGCTGGATGGCGATCTGGATGACTTCATCCAGGCGTCGCTGGCCCACCGTGTCTACGGCGGGGATGCAGCGCCCGTCGAGGACATTGAGTAA
- a CDS encoding polymer-forming cytoskeletal protein, whose amino-acid sequence MFFKKAKPRAQAPGMPVQQSEASEPSYIGRDTALEGQINCEGELHIDGTFRGTVRARVCVVDLHGVIHGDLSGEVIHVRGRVIGPIQGSKVYIHAGAHVEGDIFQDSVSIENGAYVYGTIRHNAGSPTASQTFPPHGVPMPAPMAEPMGEAGKSELTLEPIKTDLQNLRMVHSRD is encoded by the coding sequence ATGTTCTTCAAGAAGGCCAAACCACGAGCACAGGCGCCAGGCATGCCGGTGCAACAGAGCGAGGCAAGCGAGCCGTCCTATATCGGGCGCGACACGGCGCTCGAAGGCCAGATCAATTGTGAAGGCGAATTGCACATCGACGGCACGTTCCGGGGAACGGTACGGGCGCGGGTCTGCGTCGTCGACCTGCATGGCGTCATCCATGGCGACCTCTCGGGCGAAGTGATCCACGTACGCGGACGCGTTATCGGCCCCATCCAGGGGTCCAAGGTCTACATCCACGCCGGAGCCCATGTGGAGGGCGACATTTTCCAGGACAGCGTCTCGATCGAGAACGGCGCCTATGTCTACGGCACCATCCGCCACAATGCGGGTTCGCCCACCGCTTCACAGACCTTCCCGCCGCATGGCGTTCCCATGCCGGCGCCCATGGCAGAACCCATGGGGGAAGCGGGCAAGTCCGAGTTGACGCTGGAGCCGATCAAGACCGACCTTCAGAACCTGCGCATGGTGCATTCGCGCGATTGA
- a CDS encoding tyrosine--tRNA ligase — MSTYTSDFLNILSSRGFIHQCSDAKELDALAAKGEVTAYIGFDCTAPSLHVGSLVQIMLLHWLQQTGNKPIVLMGGGTTMVGDPSGRDESRKLLSLADIENNKDGIKQVFAKFLSFGGGKTDAMMVDNAEWLTKLNYIEMLRDVGKHFSVNRMLAMDSVKLRLEREHELSFIEFNYMILQAYDFAELSKRYGCNLQMGGSDQWGNIVNGIDLGRRMGTQQLFALTSPLITLSSGAKMGKTASGAVWLNADMRSPYEYWQFWRNTEDADVGRFLRLFTTLPLDEVKRLESLQGSDINEAKKVLANAATTLLHGSAAADDAAETARKTFEEGASAEGLPTVTIDLSAGVGILAASVAAGLAASNGEARRAIQGGGIRVNDEIVKDDKLVLTAAMAKDGAIKLSHGKKKHVLLKQG, encoded by the coding sequence ATGAGCACCTACACATCCGATTTCCTCAACATCCTGTCGTCACGCGGCTTTATCCACCAATGTTCGGACGCGAAAGAACTGGATGCGCTTGCTGCCAAGGGCGAAGTGACAGCCTATATCGGATTCGATTGCACCGCACCCTCCCTTCATGTGGGTTCGCTGGTGCAGATCATGCTGCTGCACTGGCTGCAGCAGACCGGCAACAAGCCCATCGTGCTGATGGGTGGTGGCACGACGATGGTCGGCGATCCGTCCGGCCGTGACGAGAGCCGCAAGCTCCTGAGCCTCGCGGATATCGAGAACAACAAGGACGGCATCAAGCAGGTCTTCGCCAAGTTCCTCTCATTCGGCGGCGGCAAGACCGATGCCATGATGGTGGACAATGCGGAGTGGCTGACCAAGCTCAACTACATCGAGATGCTGCGCGATGTGGGCAAGCACTTCAGCGTCAACCGCATGCTGGCGATGGACTCGGTGAAGCTGCGGCTTGAGCGCGAGCACGAGTTGTCGTTCATCGAGTTCAACTACATGATCCTGCAGGCCTACGACTTCGCCGAACTGAGCAAGCGCTACGGCTGCAACCTGCAAATGGGTGGTTCGGACCAGTGGGGCAACATCGTCAACGGCATCGACCTTGGCCGGCGCATGGGCACGCAGCAACTGTTTGCGCTCACCTCGCCGCTGATCACGCTGTCGTCGGGCGCCAAGATGGGCAAGACTGCTTCGGGTGCGGTGTGGCTCAACGCCGACATGCGCAGCCCCTATGAATACTGGCAGTTCTGGCGCAACACGGAAGACGCCGATGTGGGCCGTTTCCTGAGGCTGTTCACGACGCTGCCGCTGGACGAAGTCAAGCGGCTGGAGTCGCTGCAGGGCTCGGACATCAACGAGGCCAAGAAGGTGCTCGCCAATGCCGCGACCACCCTGCTCCACGGTTCCGCTGCCGCGGACGATGCTGCCGAAACCGCGCGCAAGACCTTCGAGGAAGGTGCGAGCGCGGAGGGCCTGCCCACCGTCACGATCGATCTTTCCGCGGGCGTCGGCATTCTCGCGGCCTCAGTCGCTGCCGGACTGGCGGCCTCCAATGGTGAAGCGCGCCGCGCGATCCAGGGTGGCGGCATCCGCGTCAACGACGAGATCGTGAAAGACGACAAGCTGGTGCTGACCGCCGCCATGGCGAAGGACGGAGCCATCAAGCTCTCGCACGGCAAGAAGAAGCACGTGCTGCTCAAGCAGGGCTGA
- a CDS encoding anhydro-N-acetylmuramic acid kinase produces MALVTALGLMSGTSLDGIDVALVKTDGEARVERGQSRTYAYTEEQRHLLRRALAAAASLTDRMDRSGILGEAEAALTGWHAGAVRDFCEDTGTALEEIGLIGFHGQTVIHRPERRLTVQLGDGAKLARTLGRPVAFDLRAADVAAGGQGAPLVPAYHGALAAALPERPVAFVNIGGVANVTWVGADESLVAFDTGPGNALIDDWMKAHTGASRDEGGALARSGRVDEATSAQFLGDAFFERPGPKSLDRNSFAGISLKGLSPADGAATLVAVTARSIAAARAHMPSPPRTWIICGGGRHNRAIMQALAALLPNVKPAEACGFNGDSMEAEAWAYLAVRASRGLALTWPGTTGVPRPLTGGVIVQG; encoded by the coding sequence ATTGCCCTTGTCACCGCCCTGGGCCTGATGTCCGGCACATCGCTGGACGGGATCGACGTCGCCCTCGTCAAGACCGACGGCGAGGCCCGTGTGGAACGCGGACAATCGCGCACCTACGCCTACACGGAAGAGCAGCGCCACTTGCTGCGGCGGGCGCTCGCCGCCGCCGCCAGCCTCACGGACCGTATGGACCGCAGCGGGATATTGGGCGAGGCAGAGGCAGCGCTCACCGGCTGGCATGCCGGTGCCGTGCGGGACTTCTGCGAGGACACAGGAACGGCGCTTGAGGAGATCGGCCTCATCGGGTTTCACGGCCAGACGGTGATCCATCGGCCCGAGCGGCGCCTTACCGTGCAATTGGGCGACGGCGCGAAGCTGGCCCGGACGTTGGGCCGGCCCGTGGCTTTCGATTTGCGCGCGGCAGACGTGGCCGCCGGCGGGCAGGGCGCGCCGTTGGTGCCGGCCTATCACGGTGCGCTTGCAGCCGCGTTGCCGGAACGGCCCGTGGCCTTTGTGAATATTGGCGGGGTGGCAAACGTCACCTGGGTCGGCGCGGATGAAAGCCTCGTCGCCTTCGATACCGGCCCCGGCAATGCCCTCATTGATGACTGGATGAAAGCCCACACCGGTGCGTCCCGCGATGAAGGCGGTGCCCTGGCCCGCAGCGGACGGGTGGATGAAGCCACATCGGCACAGTTTCTCGGTGATGCGTTCTTTGAAAGGCCGGGCCCGAAATCACTCGACCGCAACAGCTTCGCCGGAATCTCGCTCAAGGGCCTCAGCCCCGCCGATGGCGCGGCAACATTGGTGGCCGTGACGGCACGCTCCATCGCCGCCGCGCGCGCCCACATGCCATCGCCACCCCGCACCTGGATCATCTGTGGTGGCGGACGGCACAACCGCGCCATCATGCAGGCGCTTGCGGCACTCCTCCCCAACGTGAAGCCAGCGGAAGCCTGCGGCTTCAACGGTGACAGCATGGAAGCCGAAGCCTGGGCCTATCTCGCCGTGCGGGCCAGCCGCGGTCTCGCCCTCACCTGGCCCGGAACAACAGGCGTCCCACGCCCCCTCACGGGCGGGGTGATTGTGCAGGGATAA
- a CDS encoding DMT family transporter, producing the protein MGETKIDAQSWILLLVLSLIWGGSFLFIAIAVKELPALLIVLARVGIAAAILIPVHLLVLGKLPTDLKTWIACGGMSVMNNVIPFTAISWGQHHITGGLASVINATTPMFAAIFMAMAGLEGITARKAIALGLGLAGVLILKGGGFGDLGAQTLGILAVVLASACYGLSAPWSKTRLTGIPPLTTATCQLTLSTLMMAVIVGLFGDVQGYWAASSGTWVSLILLAALSTSVAYLLFFRIIARAGPSFVSLVTMIIPVSAILLGYAVIGEKLTLHEVVGALVIGLALVIIDGRALKFVGLIPAQSPRP; encoded by the coding sequence ATGGGCGAGACCAAGATCGACGCACAATCCTGGATTCTTCTTCTCGTCCTGTCGCTGATCTGGGGCGGTTCGTTCCTGTTCATCGCCATTGCCGTGAAGGAACTTCCGGCGTTGCTCATCGTGCTGGCGCGGGTTGGCATCGCTGCGGCGATCCTCATTCCGGTGCACCTGCTCGTGCTGGGCAAGCTGCCAACCGACCTGAAGACATGGATTGCCTGCGGTGGCATGTCGGTCATGAACAACGTCATTCCCTTCACCGCGATTTCCTGGGGGCAGCACCACATCACCGGCGGGCTTGCCTCCGTCATCAATGCAACGACGCCGATGTTCGCCGCCATCTTCATGGCGATGGCAGGGCTTGAAGGCATTACCGCTCGCAAGGCCATTGCCCTTGGACTGGGCCTTGCCGGTGTCCTCATTCTCAAGGGCGGCGGCTTTGGCGACCTCGGCGCGCAGACGCTCGGCATTCTCGCGGTGGTGCTGGCATCGGCCTGCTACGGCCTGTCGGCACCATGGTCGAAGACGCGGCTCACGGGCATTCCGCCGCTCACCACGGCGACGTGCCAGTTGACGCTCTCCACGCTGATGATGGCCGTGATCGTGGGGCTGTTCGGCGACGTGCAGGGCTATTGGGCGGCCTCAAGCGGAACGTGGGTGTCCCTCATCCTGTTGGCGGCGCTTTCCACCTCGGTAGCCTACCTCCTGTTCTTCCGCATCATCGCGCGCGCAGGGCCATCGTTCGTGTCGCTGGTGACGATGATCATTCCTGTCTCCGCCATCCTGCTGGGTTATGCGGTGATCGGCGAAAAGCTCACGCTGCACGAAGTCGTGGGCGCCCTGGTGATCGGGCTGGCGCTGGTGATCATCGATGGCCGGGCGTTGAAATTCGTGGGGCTTATCCCTGCACAATCACCCCGCCCGTGA
- a CDS encoding alpha/beta hydrolase codes for MPDDVLLPDQTRCSMPEVIFNGPAGRIEGRYHQAKATGAPIAILLHPHPTFGGTMNNPIVHSLYGLFQSRGFSVLRFNFRGVGRSQGLFDNGAGELSDAASALDWLQSFNREAKICWIAGISFGAWISMQLLMRRPEISGFISVAPLAKHYDFSFLAPCPASGLFVNGEKDTVTAPEAVHSLVSKLKTQKGIAIEHKVIPGANHFFQDKIEDLTKICADYLDRRLTREA; via the coding sequence ATGCCGGACGACGTCCTTTTGCCGGACCAGACAAGGTGTTCCATGCCGGAAGTGATTTTCAACGGCCCCGCAGGCCGAATCGAAGGCCGTTACCATCAGGCCAAGGCCACCGGCGCGCCGATTGCCATCCTGCTGCATCCGCATCCCACCTTTGGTGGCACGATGAACAACCCCATCGTCCACAGCCTCTACGGGCTGTTCCAGAGCCGCGGCTTTTCGGTGTTGCGCTTCAATTTCCGCGGAGTCGGCCGCAGCCAGGGGCTTTTCGACAACGGTGCTGGCGAACTCTCTGACGCGGCATCGGCGCTGGACTGGCTGCAATCGTTCAACCGTGAAGCGAAGATCTGCTGGATCGCCGGCATTTCCTTCGGCGCGTGGATTTCCATGCAGTTGCTGATGCGCCGGCCGGAAATTTCCGGCTTCATTTCCGTGGCCCCGCTGGCCAAGCACTATGACTTCTCGTTCCTTGCGCCCTGCCCGGCCTCCGGCCTGTTCGTGAATGGCGAGAAGGACACCGTGACGGCTCCGGAAGCCGTGCACAGCCTCGTCTCCAAGTTGAAGACGCAGAAGGGTATCGCCATCGAGCACAAGGTGATTCCCGGTGCCAACCACTTCTTTCAGGACAAGATCGAGGATCTCACCAAGATCTGTGCTGACTATCTGGACCGGCGCCTGACTCGCGAAGCATAA
- a CDS encoding Rrf2 family transcriptional regulator, whose product MKMSTKGRYAVMAMIDIGQHGADSGETRPVSLAEIAERQDISQEYLEQLFGKLRRAGLVVSSRGAAGGYALARRPGDIAMADVILAVDEPLRVTRCDGDAVEGCVKGDRCCAHDLWSSLGRQMMYFLESVTLEDVIEKRNLALAASIKQAKDRSPAVGTIR is encoded by the coding sequence ATGAAAATGAGCACAAAGGGCCGCTACGCCGTCATGGCCATGATCGACATCGGCCAACATGGTGCCGATTCTGGCGAGACACGGCCCGTTTCCCTGGCGGAAATCGCCGAACGTCAGGACATCAGCCAGGAATACCTGGAACAGCTCTTCGGGAAATTGCGCCGTGCAGGCCTGGTCGTGAGTTCCCGCGGCGCCGCCGGTGGCTATGCGCTGGCGAGGCGACCCGGCGACATCGCCATGGCAGACGTGATCTTGGCCGTGGATGAGCCGCTTCGCGTCACCCGCTGCGACGGCGATGCCGTGGAAGGCTGCGTGAAGGGGGACCGCTGCTGCGCCCACGACCTGTGGTCGTCGCTCGGCCGCCAGATGATGTATTTTCTTGAAAGCGTGACCCTTGAGGATGTGATCGAGAAGCGGAACCTGGCACTCGCCGCTTCCATCAAGCAGGCCAAGGACCGCTCTCCCGCAGTAGGCACTATCCGGTGA
- a CDS encoding cysteine desulfurase codes for MRTYLDHNATSPLRPSVRAAMLAALDGGGNASSVHAEGRAARKLLDDARETLAFALGCLPQMIVFTASGTEANNMALRGVGAERILVSAIEHPSVLAAARASGKAVDVIPVDGEGRVDLARLEAMLHGPNLLVSVMLANNETGVIEPIADVVALARKAGALVHVDAVQGFGKLPVNFGLLGCDLMTVAAHKVGGPVGAGALVVRDGLVVEPLLVGGGQELRRRAGTENLAAIAGFAAVAREDRIDTKDLQHLLESSLEDVVMLGQGATRLPNTTCLALRGTRAETLLMNLDLAGVAVSSGSACSSGKVGRSHVLEAMGVPGEISSAAIRVSLGWNSTAADVQHFITVWKQLAQRHKARQAA; via the coding sequence GTGAGAACCTATCTCGACCATAACGCAACCTCGCCACTGCGCCCTTCGGTGCGAGCCGCGATGTTGGCGGCACTGGATGGGGGCGGCAACGCCTCATCCGTCCACGCCGAAGGCCGCGCGGCGCGCAAGTTGCTGGATGATGCGCGCGAGACCCTGGCCTTTGCCCTCGGTTGCCTGCCCCAGATGATCGTCTTTACGGCCTCGGGCACGGAAGCCAACAACATGGCCTTGCGCGGCGTGGGGGCAGAGCGGATCCTCGTGTCCGCGATCGAACACCCCAGCGTGCTTGCCGCCGCCCGCGCCAGCGGTAAGGCCGTTGATGTGATCCCCGTCGATGGCGAAGGCCGCGTTGATCTCGCAAGGCTGGAGGCCATGCTGCACGGGCCCAATCTGCTTGTCAGCGTGATGCTCGCCAACAATGAGACGGGCGTGATCGAACCCATCGCGGACGTCGTGGCGCTCGCCCGCAAGGCAGGCGCGCTGGTGCATGTCGATGCCGTGCAGGGCTTCGGAAAGCTGCCCGTCAATTTCGGACTCCTCGGTTGTGACCTGATGACGGTCGCCGCGCACAAGGTCGGTGGCCCTGTGGGCGCTGGTGCTTTGGTGGTGCGCGATGGGTTGGTGGTCGAGCCTCTGCTGGTGGGCGGCGGCCAGGAACTGCGCCGCCGGGCCGGAACTGAAAACCTCGCCGCCATTGCTGGTTTTGCTGCCGTGGCGCGCGAAGATCGCATTGATACCAAGGACTTGCAGCATCTATTGGAATCATCACTTGAAGATGTGGTGATGCTCGGACAGGGCGCAACCCGCCTGCCGAACACCACCTGCCTCGCCCTGCGGGGCACCCGCGCCGAAACGCTTCTGATGAACCTGGATTTGGCCGGTGTGGCCGTGTCGTCGGGATCGGCGTGTTCATCCGGAAAGGTCGGGCGCTCTCATGTGCTGGAGGCCATGGGCGTGCCAGGTGAAATCTCATCCGCGGCCATTCGCGTAAGCCTGGGGTGGAACTCCACGGCTGCGGACGTGCAGCACTTCATCACGGTTTGGAAGCAACTCGCCCAGCGCCACAAGGCGCGGCAGGCTGCTTGA